A stretch of Microtus pennsylvanicus isolate mMicPen1 chromosome 5, mMicPen1.hap1, whole genome shotgun sequence DNA encodes these proteins:
- the LOC142849459 gene encoding large ribosomal subunit protein uL30-like encodes MEAVPEKKKVPAAPETQKKKKVPAAPGTLKKKKLPAVPETLKKKRRNFTELKVKRLRKKIALKSLRRAQRKLIYEKAKYYHKEYRQMYRTEIRMARMARKAGNFYVPAEPKLAFVIRIRGINGVSPKVRKVLQLLRLRQIFNGTFVKLNKASINMLRIVEPYIAWGYPNLKSVKELIYKRGYGKIYKKRIALTDNSLIARSLGKYGIICMEDLIHEIYTVGKRFKEANNFLWPFKLSSPRGGMKKKTTHFVEGGDAGNREDQINRLIRRMN; translated from the coding sequence ATGGAGGCTGTGCCGGAGAAGAAAAAGGTTCCTGCTGCACCGGAAacccagaagaaaaagaaggttcCTGCTGCgccaggaaccctgaagaagaagaagcttcCTGCTGTGCCAGAAACCCTGAAGAAAAAGCGAAGAAATTTCACAGAGTTGAAGGTGAAGCGCCTTCGGAAGAAGATTGCCCTGAAGTCACTGCGAAGGGCCCAGAGGAAGCTCATCTATGAGAAGGCAAAGTACTATCACAAGGAGTACAGGCAAATGTACCGGACGGAGATTCGCATGGCCAGGATGGCAAGGAAAGCTGGGAACTTCTATGTGCCTGCAGAACCGAAGCTGGCGTTCGTCATCAGAATCCGAGGTATCAATGGTGTAAGCCCAAAGGTGCGCAAGGTGTTGCAGCTTCTTCGTCTGCGGCAGATCTTCAACGGCACCTTCGTTAAGCTCAACAAGGCTTCAATCAACATGCTGAGGATTGTGGAACCATACATTGCATGGGGGTACCCCAATCTGAAGTCAGTAAAAGAGCTCATCTACAAACGCGGCTATGGCAAAATTTATAAGAAGAGAATTGCCTTGACAGATAATTCCTTGATTGCTCGGTCTCTTGGTAAATACGGCATCATCTGCATGGAGGATCTAATTCATGAGATCTATACAGTTGGAAAACGCTTCAAGGAAGCAAATAACTTCCTGTGGCCCTTCAAATTGTCTTCTCCACGAGGtggaatgaagaaaaagacaactCATTTTGTGGAAGGTGGAGATGCTGGCAACAGGGAAGACCAGATAAACAGGCTTATTAGACGGATGAACTAA